The genomic segment ATTATTTTATTTTTAAAACTACTTATTAATTTTTCTTTATTTTCTGTTTGTATCCCAGAAAAGTCCATATACAATATATAATAACTGTTTTTTAACGATGTTGGATTTTTTCCTATGTATAACTCTTTAAATAACGCTTCAAATTTCTCTGCATAATTAACATCATAATACTTTGCAAGTGCATCTAAGAACAATGTTTTTCCAAATTTCCTTGGCCTTAAAAACACTATATTTTTTTCATTTAATGATTCTAATTTTTCTATATATTGTGTTCTATCTATGTAATAATAATTCTGAATTATTACTCTCTCAAAATTTTGTTCTCCATATGGTATTTTTTTTCTCATGACTCACCTCCGGTGTTACACGCCTACGGCGGGTTATAGGATAAAGGTTTAAGATTTTAAAATAAAAAACATTTTAATATTTGCTTCGCAAATATTCACGCTTACAGCGGGTAATAGAATAAAAATTAGATTTTAATTAAAAAAACTTTTGAGCTATCGCTCGCCTACGGCGGGTTATAGGATTTTATTTATAAAGTTATGTCTTTTATACACTAAAATTATAACACATTTCTGTAATTTCATTTGAAAATAATTTTTCAACTATTTTCTTTTGTTTTTATTTTTCAAAAAATTTAAACTGCAGTAGAAAGAAAAATTGGAGTGAAAATCCACTCCAATTTTTTAGTTTATTTTTATTAATATATCATCCATGATTTTCGGATCTGTTGGTTGTCCTCCACCAAATGCCCATTGACCACCTTCTGGAGTTAAAGGCCTTAAAACTGATTCTATACCATCATAATCATATGTAGTGATATAAATCTTCCATCCACTTAAATTATCTGTTTCTAAAACTGATAAAGGAATAGTAAAACTTATTGTTGCTAATTGTTTATTAACTTTTATTGTTGGAACAGGCGTAAACGGTTTTTCCATAGTTTTTTACAAAGATTTTATGTTTTCAAGGTGCAAATTTCGATATTTTTACAGGAATTTGCTATTTTTCATTTTCTCTTTATTTTAACAACCCCCTTTAATTGATAAATAAATTATAACAAATAATATCTAATTTAACATATGGAGATTTAAGTTATTATAAAGTTATAATCATAAATATTTTTTTATAAATAAATATTGTCTGATATAATTCTCTCTAATTAATTACAAAAAAATTTTTAAATATGTAGATTAAATATATCGAAAAAGAAAGTTTTTATTCTCTTAAATAAAAAAGTCTTTTCTTAACTTGACAAATGGAAAAAAATAATATATAATAATACTCGGATTGAGCGTGACCCGCTAGCTCAGGCGGTAGAGCACTTGACTTTTAATCAAGGGGCCCTGGGTTCGAGTCCCAGGCGGGTCACCAGTTTTTTATACTCTGCCATGGCGCGAGTGGCGGAATTGGCAGACGCGCTGGACTTAGAATCCAGTGGGATTTACCCGTGTGGGTTCAAGTCCCACCTCGCGCACCAACACGTTGTTTATTGCGGAAATAGCTCAGTGGTAGAGCACCTGCTTGCCAAGCAGGGGGTCGCGGGTTCGAATCCCGTTTTCCGCTCCAAAATACTTAAAGGCTCCATTTCGGAGCCTTTTTTGTTTTTTAAGAAATATATTTTATTATCTTTTATATCTCCATAATATTAACTTCTTTATCATGCGGATCTATTAAGGCTATAGTCGCTCTATTTGTTAACCATCCAGAACTTTCACCAGGATTAACAATAATAGTTTTTTCCGTTTTTCTATGTACAATTTCATGAGTATGTCCAAAGAATATAAAATCATACAAACCACTTTTTTCTGCAGCGTTTAGAGAATATGGTTCATGCATCATAAAAATTTTATAATCTCCTATTTCAATACTTCTTGGGCCAATTAAAATTTTTCCATTTGATTTTTCGTTCAACAACAATTTTTCACCATCGTTATTTCCGAAAACACCATAAAATTCTATACCTTCTTTTAAAATGTAAGGTAAAACAAATGGAGCTACAAAGTCACCACAATGAAAAACAGCTGTAATGTTCTCTCTTTCGATAATTTTTTCTATTTCTTTC from the Marinitoga sp. 1197 genome contains:
- a CDS encoding glucodextranase DOMON-like domain-containing protein — its product is MEKPFTPVPTIKVNKQLATISFTIPLSVLETDNLSGWKIYITTYDYDGIESVLRPLTPEGGQWAFGGGQPTDPKIMDDILIKIN
- a CDS encoding metallophosphoesterase gives rise to the protein MWLVISDTHDNMYKMKEIEKIIERENITAVFHCGDFVAPFVLPYILKEGIEFYGVFGNNDGEKLLLNEKSNGKILIGPRSIEIGDYKIFMMHEPYSLNAAEKSGLYDFIFFGHTHEIVHRKTEKTIIVNPGESSGWLTNRATIALIDPHDKEVNIMEI